The sequence TGGGAAAACTGAAAATTACCGTGAAGATCCCGTTCCACCAAAAGACCTTCCCTGAAAAACCCGGGCAGCTGGTTGAACAGCTCATCATCCCGAACATTCCATATGGGAAATCTGTCTTTGCCCACCAGACCCTGGGATATCCGACGCAGATAATCCAGTTTTTCGTTCAGGGTGGGAAATGCCCGGTGGAAATCCAGATCATGGATTCTATTATAATCGGCAATGATTTTATTGAGTTTTGTGATGAACACCTGGATTTCATTGATAAATTCCAGAATGCCTTCAGGGATGATCATCAAACCGTAATTTTTGCCGAACGCGGCCCGCCGGACAATGATATCGCATATGACCCGAGACAAATGGCGCAGGGTAATGCCATAAGCGTTATAATCCACCTGTCCGCCCTGCTCCAGGGACTTGGCCATGCGCTCCTGGTCCACATAGTCTGCCAACTCCTCACCGATCAGGGCGATATTCACATGGGTCTGGAGCGCGGTCTCCAGCGTAAGGTGGCTTGCCACCCGCCCCATGACCTTGCAGACATGCCAGTATTTGATGTCGGAGCTGCCGTCGTTGGCCAGATTGGAAATATTTTGTGCAAATGCCCGGGCAGCAGAATGAAACCCAAAGGAGGTGGCGCACAATACCTTGCTCTCGTCTGTTTTGACCTGGATATCGCCGTCAATGGTTTTGGGGATGCCGATCACCTTGATTCCTGACGATTTAAAATGCTGTGCCAAAAAAGCGGCATTGGTATTGGAATCATCCCCGCCGATAATCACCAAGGCATCCAGGTTCAATCCCCTGCATATGGTCAAGGCCAATTCCATTTTACTGCCCGAATCCATTTTGGTCCGCCCGGTTTTAATCATGTCAAAACCGCCCATGTTCCGGTGGTAATCCACCAGTTCTGCGGTGATCTCAATGTACCGGTTTTCAAGCAGACCTTCAGGCCCCTTAATGAATCCGAACATCTTTGATTGGCTGTTAAACCGCTTCATCTCATCAAAAAGGCCGGCAATGACATTATGACCACCCGGGGCAGGGCCGCCGGAGAAAACCACCCCAATGTTTCGCGGCTTTGAAAATTGAGTTTTCGCATTGTCATCGGGATCAGGATCTATAATCACCTGCTGAACCGGGTTATTGATAATTCCGGGCAGCATACGCTCTGCCTCGGTATCTTTCAAAAAGCGGTATTCCTCCAATGCCTCAAGGCAGGTATGTGATGCATTAAAAATATCTATTTTTTCAGGAGAAAATTGCTTTCTGGCCAGGGTTTCTCCACTGTACTCGTTCATGATTTCATTTGCCTGAGTCCGCACGTCGGCGTTGATCTTCAGGATGTTGTCTTCCATTCTTACTCCAGATTCATTTGTTTACTGTGCCATAACCTGATTTCGACCATTTTCTTTTGCCTTGTAGACAGCCATATCCGCCCGCTCAAATAAATCCGTTGGAGATTTATCGCCTTCCTTGATGCAGGAAACGCCAATGCTGACTGTCACCCGAACGGTCTCCTCTTTAACAAGGAATTCAATTTTTTCTATGGTCTGGCGGATTTTCTCTGCAGCCATCATTGCACCGTTGATATCGGTTTCGGGCATAATAACGACAAACTCTTCGCCGCCATACCGGGCCAGCATATCACTTTTTCTTAATAAAGGCTGGGTCCGTTTAATAATTTCCTGCAGACACCTGTCACCAATGGCGTGTCCATAGGTATCATTGATGTTCTTAAATTTATCCGCGTCAATAACCAAAAGGGAAAAAATATTCTTATACCGCAGAAACCGGTCCATCTCCTCTTCAATTTTCTTGTCATATGCCCTGCGGTTTTTGGCGCCGGTCAGCTGATCTTCGGTGAGTTTTCTCTCCAGTTCTTCGGAATATTTTGTGGCGGCATGCAGCTCCTGCTTGAGTTTTGCAAATCCAGAGGTAAAGGAACTCTTGCTTTTTTTAGCCAGCTGACTGATGGCCTGGTCCACTTTCTGTTTTTTTTGCAATGCTTTTTCAATGGAAGAAAGCCCGGTGGAAATCTTTGCCCGTAAATCGTCCAGACTTTTTGCCACATCAAATGAATTTTTGATCCCGGCCATTTCATCCGTTAAGAGGGATTCAAATCCCTGATTTGAGGAAAACAAAGAGTCCGTGTGCTCATAGGAAGAGGCCAGTCTCTTTTCAATTTCAAGAATCCTTGCCACGATATCCCGGATAAACGCATTTACCTTTTCCCGGTCCTGACTGGTTTCTGAAATATAGCTAAAAATAAGAGAAAAAATATGCTCCCGGACCCCTTCAAAATCAAGTATATCGTCTATCTTAATCAGATTTGTGGTGATGGATTCCAATTTTCCGGTATATTTTTTATCAAGGTTGGACTTCAGATGATTCACCACATCCTGGTAACTCTGCTTGAGATTGTCCAGCACCTGGTCTTCGGATGAATTTTTCCGAAAAGAGGAGAAAAAACCTTTCTTTTTTTTAGCAGCAGCAGGGCCGACATCTTCCTGGATCATGGCGGTCTTGATCTGACCGAAAATGTATTCAATTTTAGCCGGGGACGCGTTTTTTCGCATGGCGGAACCCAGCTGGGTGCAGGCATTGCCCAATGCCGTTCCATCCTGGGAAAGTTCTTCTAAAATAATGGGAAAATACCTTCTGTAAAGGCTGTCAAGATTCCCATACTGCGCCTCCACGGCATCCAGTTCTTTAAGCAGACGCTCCTTCTGGGCTCTTAATTTTGTTATTTCAGCAAATAATTGGTCTGTTTTAACGTCTCGTTTTTCGGCCATAATGTATCCCCAAGTTAAAACGACTTGTAATGGTTGATTATTTTCAACCAGTGAGACAAGAAAAGTAAAGTTAATTTAACAGAACACAAGACTTGATTGCGCCTGCTAAAAATTGTAAAAGATGCCACATATTAACCCGAATTTTACCCGATTGGCAATTCAGGATTTTAAATTAACAAATTAAGATAAATAATAAAGACCCAACGAGGAGATACAAGGGTGGTATTCAGCTTTTTTAAGAAAAAAAAGAAGACGCCTGAGACAGAAATCGTTTCAGAAGAAAACAGGTTTGAAGCAGAGTCAAGTTCACCGGAACCTTCTTTGCAATCAGACATAACGCCGGACTTAGAGTCAGATGAACTTAAGGAGGCAAAGGATTTTATCGAGGAAGAACCGGTCTTGACCGAAAAAACCGACATGGACCTGGAACCCGCTATCGATCAGACAGCGGTTAAGGAACCGGAGCCGGCCCAGGAATTCGAACCGACCCAGGAAACGGAAACGGAAGAGGAGCCGGCCCAACCTGAAGAACCGGTTTTCCAGGCCCAGGAACCGGTTCAAGAAAATTCTGAACTCAAAGAGGACACAGGACTGTTCTCAAAGCTTAAATCCGGTCTGGCCAAAACCCGGACGGTTTTGAATACGGATATCACAGAACTGTTCTCCTCGGCCAAAGCCATAGATGACGATCTGTTTGATACCCTTGAAGAACATTTGGTCACCTCTGATCTCGGCATTGATATCACCATGGACATGATGGAGCGGATCAAGAAAAAAAGCCGCGGTCTGTCCACGGGGGATGAACTTCGCCAGGTGCTCAAAGAGGAGTTGCTCACGCTTTTCCATGAGCCGGCCCCTCCTGCCCCATCCGGACCAAAGCCCTATGTGATCATGATGGTGGGGGTCAACGGAACCGGCAAAACCACCACACTTGGCAAACTTGCCATGAAATATAAAGCCGAAGGCAAAAAAGTATTGATTGCCGCGGCAGATACGTTCCGGGCAGCCGCCATTGAACAGGTTGAAATTTGGGCCGAGCGTGCCGGGGCGGACATTGTCCGGCACAAAGAGGGGGCCGATCCGGCCGCAGTTGCTTATGATGCTGTTGAAGCTGCCATGGCCAGGGGCGTTGATGTGGTGCTCATTGACACGGCAGGCAGGCTGCACACCCAGAAAAATCTCATGGAAGAGTTAAAGAAAATCAAGCGTTCCGTGGATAAAAAATACAAAGGAGCCCCCCACGATATCATGATGGTCATTGACGCCACCACCGGGCAAAATGCCCTGTCCCAGGCGGAAATTTTCCATCAAGCCGTGGGACTGACCCAGATGAGTGTTTCCAAACTGGACGGCACGGCAAAGGGGGGGATTGTAGCTGCGGTCTCATCCACCATGGAGCTGCCCATTGCCTATATCGGTGTGGGCGAGGCCATTGAAGATCTGCAGGTGTTTGATGCGAAACGATTTGTTGATGCATTGTTTGATGACTGATTGCGGGCCTTGGCCCTCAGTGTGCATTAGGGAAAATCTGTTGTAGGATTTTCCCTATCTATTAATTATACCCAAATTCGATTTCACCCTTGAATTGAAAAACGTTACATCAAGCATTCCATTGTTCCTCCAAAAAAACCAGAACGGAACGGGCTTCATCTGCCGGAAAATGTTTTATTATTGAGGGAACTGCTTCTCCAATCACTTTAAGATAGACACGGCGGCTGTGTTGAGCAGCAATGGGAAGAATGTTAAAAATGGCATCGATAACAAATTTTCCGGCCTTTTCTTCGG is a genomic window of uncultured Desulfobacter sp. containing:
- a CDS encoding 6-phosphofructokinase translates to MEDNILKINADVRTQANEIMNEYSGETLARKQFSPEKIDIFNASHTCLEALEEYRFLKDTEAERMLPGIINNPVQQVIIDPDPDDNAKTQFSKPRNIGVVFSGGPAPGGHNVIAGLFDEMKRFNSQSKMFGFIKGPEGLLENRYIEITAELVDYHRNMGGFDMIKTGRTKMDSGSKMELALTICRGLNLDALVIIGGDDSNTNAAFLAQHFKSSGIKVIGIPKTIDGDIQVKTDESKVLCATSFGFHSAARAFAQNISNLANDGSSDIKYWHVCKVMGRVASHLTLETALQTHVNIALIGEELADYVDQERMAKSLEQGGQVDYNAYGITLRHLSRVICDIIVRRAAFGKNYGLMIIPEGILEFINEIQVFITKLNKIIADYNRIHDLDFHRAFPTLNEKLDYLRRISQGLVGKDRFPIWNVRDDELFNQLPGFFREGLLVERDLHGNFQFSQVKTEKIIMDMVKEYLDVLREQGRYKVGILRDDYVSLMDAAGMDPELFAPALFKNPKEKYVLVKPDIISLKTLKLALVNAGMLDAEDEIPQIFINIFRKSQAEFNIQTHFYGYDGRGTDPTCFDCCYAYNLGLTAFHLIAGGATGQMAAIINLEKDFHKWQPAGIPIARLMHLEERKGRLELVMEKSIVDLESNAFKVFKAIREDWVAACECPDRFRNPGAIGFSKEMEEDRPLTLRLNALQS
- a CDS encoding diguanylate cyclase; this encodes MAEKRDVKTDQLFAEITKLRAQKERLLKELDAVEAQYGNLDSLYRRYFPIILEELSQDGTALGNACTQLGSAMRKNASPAKIEYIFGQIKTAMIQEDVGPAAAKKKKGFFSSFRKNSSEDQVLDNLKQSYQDVVNHLKSNLDKKYTGKLESITTNLIKIDDILDFEGVREHIFSLIFSYISETSQDREKVNAFIRDIVARILEIEKRLASSYEHTDSLFSSNQGFESLLTDEMAGIKNSFDVAKSLDDLRAKISTGLSSIEKALQKKQKVDQAISQLAKKSKSSFTSGFAKLKQELHAATKYSEELERKLTEDQLTGAKNRRAYDKKIEEEMDRFLRYKNIFSLLVIDADKFKNINDTYGHAIGDRCLQEIIKRTQPLLRKSDMLARYGGEEFVVIMPETDINGAMMAAEKIRQTIEKIEFLVKEETVRVTVSIGVSCIKEGDKSPTDLFERADMAVYKAKENGRNQVMAQ
- the ftsY gene encoding signal recognition particle-docking protein FtsY, whose translation is MVFSFFKKKKKTPETEIVSEENRFEAESSSPEPSLQSDITPDLESDELKEAKDFIEEEPVLTEKTDMDLEPAIDQTAVKEPEPAQEFEPTQETETEEEPAQPEEPVFQAQEPVQENSELKEDTGLFSKLKSGLAKTRTVLNTDITELFSSAKAIDDDLFDTLEEHLVTSDLGIDITMDMMERIKKKSRGLSTGDELRQVLKEELLTLFHEPAPPAPSGPKPYVIMMVGVNGTGKTTTLGKLAMKYKAEGKKVLIAAADTFRAAAIEQVEIWAERAGADIVRHKEGADPAAVAYDAVEAAMARGVDVVLIDTAGRLHTQKNLMEELKKIKRSVDKKYKGAPHDIMMVIDATTGQNALSQAEIFHQAVGLTQMSVSKLDGTAKGGIVAAVSSTMELPIAYIGVGEAIEDLQVFDAKRFVDALFDD